The segment TCCTCACGCGTACGGGGATCCTCCGACCGCGGAACGCGGTGATCACCTCGGGTCTTCGACGTGCCTCTGACATTCAGGCCCGCCTTGCGCTGGGCTTCCTGCTGTTGCTGGGCTTTGGCACGGTTCGCCTCACGCATCACATCCAGTGAGGTTCGGGTCGTGGGCACCCGGGGTACAGCACGCTCGACGGTGAGCGCGGTCGCCACGTCCCGCGCTGTCTGCGCAGCCGCAGCCGCCTCTGCCGCTGCCCGCTGCCGGTCGTCCCCAGTCTCGATCGGGCGGTCGCTGAGGGCCTGCGACTTGTGCAGCGCCGTCACCCTGGCCGCCAGCTCCGCACCGACGGGGCGCTCCCGGTACGCTGCCGGGATGGCCTGCGCCTCGGCCGGGTCGATCTTGTACCGGTCGCGGAACACGTCGACTTCGGCGGCGAGCCGCACCCACGCGTCACGGCGAGCACTGTCTGCTGGGACGTCGCCCAACTGGGTTGACCAGGCGGGCTGCTCTGCCGCGACACTGGTCCCACGTTCGTTGAGGCGCACCGCCAGGTACTCATACCGTTCGGTGAGGTGCTCCCGCCACGCCGGGTCAGTTCCCGGAGCGTCCAGGGCACTGCGGTCGGCGATCCAGGCCGGCACGACCGGGGCGGCCGGCGCACCCTGGTGGGTGGGTGCCGTTTCGATGCGGCGTTCCAACCGGTAGGACAGGACCGCGCCGATATCGTCGGCGTCGTCGAGGCCGCGTTCGTTCCGCGAGGCGCGCAGCACCGTTGCCGGGTCCAGACCGTGAGTCTCCGCGCGGCCGAGGGCCGCAGTGACCGCTCCCCAGCTGTCACAGCTGGTCAGATCGCGTGCGTCGGCATCGTCGAGAACCTCGTATACGAGCTGGCCGAAACGGATCTCGTTCGCCCGTTCGGCAACGTCACCGTACTGGTCGATGAGGGTCGTCAGGTCATCAACGCGGGCTTGTTCGGCGCGGATGCTCTCGTGCGCGGACAGCATCCCGTCGCTGTGCCCAGCAATAGACTCCAGCACCTCACTCATCGGCTGGGCCTCCTCCGTCTCCACATACAGGCGGTTCTCTTCCCGGCCCCGGGTCAAACCCACATAAGCCAGCTCCCGGGACGTGGATGCGTCGGCGAGGACGTGGGCGGTATCGGCGGTCATGCCCTGCGCCCGGTGGATGGTGGACGCGTAACCCAGCTCGACAGACGTCACCACGTACTCAACTGGCAGGGTGATGCGGCCGCCGTGTCCGGTGTGCGTGACACTCAACGCACCGTCCGCTTGGACTCTGTCGACCGTCCACACGTCACCGTTCTTCACCCGGTCCGTCCCGCGCCCGGTGCGGAGCGTCGCGTCGTTCAGGCGGGTGACGACCCGGTCGCCCCGATACGCGGCGAGGCCATCACGCAGCTGCGATGACGACTTCCCGCGCACGATCCCTGAGCTCATTCGGTAAGCCTGCGCTCGGCTGTTGAGGTCAGCGACCGTGACGTTTTTCTGCGCGAGCATGAGGGCGTTCTTGCCGGCCTCACCGTCGTGCTGCCACGCCGCGAATACATCCCCGGTCATCCTCTCGATACTGCCACCAGTCACCCGCTCGTTATCGACGTACCAACGAAACGGGTCGCCCACCGTCGCAGGGTCACGGAGCATCCGTGATGCTTCGCCTTCCTCGGGCGCCGTGAACCGGTGAATCTCCTCCAGCTTGATCGACCCGACCTCACGCTCGAGCAAGCGCAGTGCGCCGCCGGATTCAACGGCGGCCAATTGACGGTCGTCCCCAATCAGGCGCACGTGAGCGCCGTGCCGCTGCGCGATGCCCGTGACTTTCGCCAGATTCATCGTCCCGGCCATGCCCGCCTCATCAACGACAACAATGTCGCCCGGGCGGAGCACCAGATCGTCCGGGTGGCCGCTGCCTGACGCCACATCTCCGTGCGTTTCGTACGCCCGGATGAAGGAGTGAATAGTTGCGGCTGGGACGTTGACGGTGTCACGGAACACCGCGGCGGCCGTCGCCGACGGCGCCAGACCAATCAGGCGCCCGCCGGCTTGTTCGGTGGCCCTGGCCGCCAACGCGAGGGCCGTCGTCTTCCCTGCCCCGGCAGGGCCCGTGCCGACGATGAGCAGGGTTCCCGATGTCGTGAAATCACGCGCGAGCGCGCGCTGGCCAGCGTCCAGTGGACCCGGGTGCGCCGCCGCCGTCCGGTCAAATTCGGCCACCGACACCGGCGACAGCGACCGGGTGCGCCCGGCGGCGAGGAGGGTGTCTTCGGCGGCGAGAAGGCCCGCGGAGGTGAACAGCATCCGGCCCTTGTGATCGTAAATACTCGCTCCGTCACTGCGGGTCAGCGGTTGGAACGAGCCGTGCGGTGCCGGCGGTGTCACGGCGATGGAGTCCGTATCTAGGGCGCGGCGTGTGATCAGCTCGACGGTTCCCTCTACGACCTGCCCATGAAGGCTTTCCTTCTGCACCCACCGCCGCGCCTCAGCTTCGATCATGTGCGGACCCCACACCGCATGATGTTCTGACACGGTTGCCACCACGTCCCGCGCCGCCCGGTCGACATCGACCAGGCGCGGCCCGCGCCCACGTGACTCATCCGCGACCACGCGGGCGCGGGCCAACAGCGCAGCCACGGTGTGCGCGCCGACGCGCGCAGTGGCTTCCGTTATCCAGTGCGCGCGCAGCGCAGCGAGGGATCGGGCGTGCGGTTTGGCGGGGCGTGTTTCGAGTGTGGCCTGGTCGGCAAGTTTGATGCGGGCAGCCGCGTCGGGGCTGCGCCCGTGACTGTCACGGTAGTCCTTCTCCAGCTCACGGACGGCCTTCTTAATGTCGGCCGAGCGGGTCGAGAACTGGGACGTCAAGCGGTCGTGGATTCCCGCGATCTCCACCACGGGGCGCTTACCCGGGGTTACTTCGCGCAGCTCCGTGACAAGGCCTAGAGCGTCGGTGACGTTCTCCATCACGCGCTGATTGTAGAACTCTGACGCGGCCACGCCCTGGCGGTGCAGGAGCTTGGAGTCGATCGTGCGCCACTTCCCGTCACTGCCCTTGACCTTGTTCGCCACCACCAGGTGATCGTGCAACTGCGGGTCGCCGTTTCGGGAATCGTAGTGCCGGAACCGCGTCGCAATCAGGCCACCCTCAACGTCGATCTGCGCGACCCCGTTCGTGCCGGCCCGGGTGGCGATCGCCTCACGCTCGAGGTACAGGACAGTGTCCGCGATCGCGGATTCCTGGGCCTTCTCGATCACCGTGCGGGTATCGTCATCACCCAAACCCCAGAGCACAGACACGCTCTTGGCCGGGGAGAAAACCAGGTCGAACCCGGCGACGGCTTGCTGCGTCGGACGCGTCGCCGCGGTGATGAACCGGCCCAGCTCTTCCTTGTCCGCCGGCTGCCGACCCTTCGCCTCCCGAAACGCCTGCCCACCCTCACGAGCCCGAATCACCCGCCGCTCGGTCACGTTCGGCTCGCGATGATTCATCCGCGTGAAGTCACCGTAACCGGCCTCAATATTCGCGCTCAGGTCCGTGCCACCGGTGCTGTACCCGTAGTACGCGCGGCCCAGCTTCACCGCATCGTGCGCCTCCGCCGCCGTCTTCCCCTGAGCCTGCAAAGCGATGATCATCGCTTCAGCATCCGGGTGCAGACCCTCACCGTAAAGAGCCTTCATCTGCTCCTCAGTGACGACACCGGAAACACCCAGCGTGGCCACTCCCCCGCCGACCCATATGCCGGGAGGGTTACCGTCGGCGGTGTAGTAATCGCCCAGCTCGCGGCCGCTCTCGCGCCGGGCATCACCGGTCGCAACCTCGTTCGTGTAGTAGGCATAACCGTCTCCCGCAGAGAGGATATGCACCGTCATCATGAAAATGACTTTACCTCGTTTATTACTAATGCCAGAGGTGTGACAAAACGATAGACGAAGAATGAGGATTGAGATTGGCCACAATCGGAAAGATTGTGCGGTTTCGACGCGGAGACTGCAGGAGTGAGGAAAAGCTGTGAGGGACGATCAGCGACAACGAACGATGCAGTCGATGTGGCGAAACCGAGAGGCTTGCGCACGTGGGCCGGGCCACCCGACCTTGGGTGACCTGGCTGCCCTTGCGTCTTCGGGCGTGCCTGCATAATGGAGGTCCAGCCATCCGAAGGAGCTCATCATGGCCGACGTTCGCAAGTCCGCAAAGCAAACCGCCGCTCGCACACGCGCACGCGAGAAGGCGGCCGAGTTCCGCGCAAAACAAGACAAGCTCGAACAACTCGCCACCGACTACTTCGTGGCCACCGACTCCCTCGAAGAAATCGAAGCGTCCGCACAGAAAGAAATAGCCGCAGTACGTGAACGCGCAGCGAAACGGAGCAAGGCTGCACAGACCAACGCTGACGCGGTGATCGCCTCCATGCTCGCACTCAGCACGCCTCGCGGTGAGGTTGCCGACCGCCTCGGCATCCCCGCCCGCGACGTCAAAAAACTCTCGGCCGGCCCGGATGAAAGCCTGCGGCAGGAGACCAAAGAGACAGAGACCATGTCGGCGGTTTTGTAGGGATACAGCTGGATCCCAGCGAATCACGCTGGGCAGTTTGCTCTCAACGTCTTGTAGCCCGTGGAATACAAGACGCCTCACACCGCGCGCCGCTGTTCAATTTTGTCGCCAGGTCGCGCCCGACCACCGTGCAGAATTATCCGTGCTTGCCCTGCTCTTCGTCGGCCCAGCCAAAGGCCGCGGTGAGCTCATCGGCGGCCGGGAGCGCGTTCTTCTCCGACGGGGGCAAGGAGTCATATGTATATGTCGACACGGCCATTGGAGAGCCCGAGCGCCCGAGCGCGTACCGAACTGTGTGATCGTTGCGATCGCCGCAGATGAGTATGCCGACTGTGGGTGCGTGACCCTCTCGGCGGAGCCGATCGTCCACGAGCGAGACGTAGAAACCAAGCTTGCCGGCATGTTCCGGTTGGAACTTCCCCGTTTTCAGTTCGATGACGACATATCGCATTTGATCAATGTGGAAAAAGAGTAGATCGAGATAGAAATCGTCGCCACCGACGTCGAAATGAACTTGACGCCCTACGAATGCGAACCCCGTTCCCAGCTCCCGAAGGGTATCGACGATGCGGTCCATAAGTGCTTGTTCGAGGTCACGCTCAGCCGCATCTTCCGTCAGCTCCAGGAAGTCAAACACGTACGGGTCCTTGGAGAGCTGCTTGGCGAGCTCGGAATCCGCCGGGGTCAGCTCGGCATTGAAGTTCGACGGTGCTGAGCCTGATCGTTCAAGAGTGCGATTCTTGATCTGGTTGAGTAGTACGTCGCGGGACCAACCGTTTTTCACGGCCGCCGCGACATACCCATCGCGAGTGCTGGCATCGTTAAGCTTGTCGAGAATGAGACGAATGTGGCCCCAGGGTAAAAGTCCCACAAGCTGTGGGACTTTTGAATCAGCTGGCCAGGCTGTCGCAAGCGCCCGCATGTAGAACAGATTGCTACGCGATAAGCCCGTCATGTTAGGGAACTCCCGTTGGAGATCCTGCGCCAGGCGATCAATGACTCCAGCACCCCACCCTTGTTCCTCTTGCTCGGTGAGGATAGCCCGGCCGAGGGACCAGTACAGCTCGATGAGCTGCGTATTAACCGCACGATGCGCGCGACCCTGAGCCACGCGAACGCGGCGTTTCAGCGCCCCTAGAAACTCGGGGTAACCATCCGGGAGAGATACTTCGCGACGCGCCATGCCCTAATTGTCTCGTACGGCGGCGCCTCAACATCTCCCGGGCCAGATCGAGCCGAGGTCGTCTTCGGCATGAATTCTCGTGCTCGACCTGCCCGCTATACGTGGGCAGCAAAAGAGCGAGCAGCGCCCAGCAAACGGGGACGCGCATGCTCGTCTGTCTGCGCGTACAGCCACGCAGCAAGGGACCTTGTCAGGAGACGATTTGGTCCGTGCACGGTCGCTATGTCCAGGCTGTTGACACCGATTTCCGATAGAAGTCGAGAGCTGCATTCCTCGTTAGATAGGTGTGGGTTGCCGGAGCGTAGATGTCCACAAAAGACAGCGGATTCGACAAGGTCAAGGCACGCAAACGCCTATCTAAACGCCATGACCGAGGCACCTCGCCCGGACCTGGCAAGCCGGCATCCATGCCAGCTGCCTAGAGCTTGGCCAAGAGCGAAGCGGACGGCCGAAACTACGCAAGGGTCTCGGCGTACGCGCCCTCCTGACTCGTAGCCGTATACAGGATTGGCACCCGCCACGTCGAAGCGATTCCCACTTCGTTCAAGCAGTGAGTGCATCGACAGCATTGATCTGCGAGAAACGCAGCTGTGGAACTTCACGCTCGACCCGCCACAACTGGTGCGGTGGTTCAACGAGGCGGGGCTAGCCAGCATTGATGAAAGCCCGTGCTGCCGCCATGACGTCACGCGCTCGCCCGGTGGACAGCACCTCGGCCGGCGACTCGTCATCCAGCTGAGGGTTCATCCCCATGAACCACGCACGAGCCACCTCGGGCGATTCCGCCGACGTCAGCAACTCAACAACTTGGAACGCATCGCGAAGCAGTTGCTCACTCGCTTGCGGCGGCCGAACCGTTCCGTTGGCCCACCGCGTGAGAGTCCGCGCGTTCTTCGAAACGATCACTCCAAGAAGCGCCTGGCCCAGTTGGGCCTGCAAGGCACCAACAATGTCACTGATTCCAAGTTCCACAGCCCGAGCATGCGCCTCGCTGACGATGCGGGCACGCGGCACCGCTTGCACAGCAAGATTCGTCAAACTACCCACCTCCAATGGTCCATTAACGGCAGTCTAACGTCTATCTGTTTGTCGGGCAATATGTCGGGTGATATGACCGATAATAATGATTATGTCAATAGGCAATGCATCTATTGCAGGATTTCCAGAATGGGCCTCTTTTACGGGGGCTGCGCCGACAGCCCCGAGCGACCCGCTCACGGTCACTGGGTTACTACCCCCGACCTGCGCCTGCGTGAAATTCGTACTGAACACGAGGCCTACGCCTCCGCAGCGGCAGGGTTGGCCAGGCGTTTGTGACGAATACCCAACGCGATGCTGTCAGAAATGTCGCGGACAAAGAACAGGTCACACAAACAGACCCATACAAACTACCAAGACGCTGATAGTCCTGTCGGATGCGCTAACGCTTCCATGTTCAGGGCCAAAATGGCCTCCATGGTACACATGTCACGAGCCTCGCTGGTGAGCGGAGCATTCGTAGAACTCGCTGACGCACTGGTCGGAAACTACGACGTGCTCGATCTCTTGCGCACTCTCGTCGATCAATGCGTTGTGTTGCTAGACGCCACCGCAGCGGGCCTGGTGTTGGTGGATCAAAGCGGCCACCTACAGGTTCTAGCCTCTACCAGCGAAGAAAGCTACATCGTTGAAATAATGCAGCACAGAGCCGGAGCCGGTCCCTGCGTTGACGCGTACCTATCCGGCGAGGTGGTCACACTGAGCGACATTGAAGCAGAAGGACACCGATACCCCGATTTTCAGGCGGCTGCGCTAGCCCAAGGTTTCCAATCAGTTCATGCAATTCCGATGCGCTTGCGCCCGAATACCATCGGAGCGCTGAATCTGTTCCGAACGCACAAAGGAGTGTTGAGTGATGAAGACGCGACAATCGGTCAGGCACTGGCAGACGTCGCCACCATCAGCCTCCTGAATGAGAGCACGGCTCGAGAGAATGCGACGGTGAATGAACATCTACAACGAGCACTGAACAGTCGTGTCTTCATCGAGCAGGCCAAAGGCGTCATCGCCGAACGCAATAGCATCAGCATGGACGATGCTTTCAAGCGCCTCCGCCAGCACGCCCGGTCACGCCAAGAGCCCATGCACACCAGCGCAGCAAACATCATCAATAACCTCATCATGATTTAAGCTCCGGCCAGCTGGGCGGCCGGCCGGCCGATTTTCGGGGCCCTGCTGACGGTGCCGACAATTGACGTGATCCCGGCACTGGACCAAGAGCTTGGACAATTGTTCCAGCGTTTTCTGGTGTGGGCGTCAGGAAAAGTTCGGTTTGGCCGATCACGCACGTCGAGGCTGATTCAAGGCCACTGTGTTGTTGCTGTCGAGCTGCGGAGACAGCCACAAGCGTCAAGCACAGCCATGGAGCCGTGGTGGCCTTGACTGTGCCGGACCTGGCCGCGTTCATCTACCGCCAGCCTAAATAACTTGACCAGATCTCAATCCAAAGTTGTTTCATTGCCTCACCCTTTCGGGGGGGGCGGCGCAGATTCAAACATCCGTAATATAGGAATTTAAAACTGTGATCAGACTGTGAAAACGTCCTAGCGCTGTTGGCTGGATTGCTTGGTTCCCGCGCGACCGCGTGGGTGAGAACCCCGAAATGACGGAGCATTCCATGTCAATGTTGAATCCTGATTTGGTTCTCCTATCCGTACACCGCCACCGAATCGCCCTCCGGTGACTTTCGATCCCCCCTCCGAGTCGCGTTTTGCGGCGGCCAGCCGGTTTATGACGGCGCAGACTTGGTGGATAGCCAGCGAATTAGTTCGCCGGCATCCACATCTACTCATGACGCGCATCACAGCTCAAGACGACGGCCCAATAGTGCTGCTGCATGACGAGCAAGATGGCATGCGCATTCAATTCGATTTGGAACGCGGCATCAGATTTGTGGTCTTGGGTGAAGCCGTCAACATTGGGTGGCGACGCATTGTTAACTCGGACAGTTCGCACGAGATCGTAAAGATGATCGAGTTCGCCACGGGTCTTCAGGCACCCGGAGTCACGCCCAACACCACGCCTCGTGCCCTCGTATACAGACTGATCAGTAGCTTCCTGACGTCGGTCGTAAACGACCCGAACGAATGGAACGTCGTACTGGCGCCCATGGCCATTGACGGCACCAACGAACCGAGCGCCGGGCAGTTTCTGCGCATGTTTCCGTCAACAAGAGCAGCTGTAGCACGCTACACAGCACTGACCCAGACCCGACTATTCAACGGTGGCACACGGCTCTTCCACCAGCCGTTTTGGGCCCTTATCCGGGACCTTGAGCCTGTGGCCATTCTCGACACCGCCGGGGTCATCCACACACGCGAGGGCGCCGTGCCCTTGATGCCAATCTTCACAGAATCAGGCGGTCGGATGTCAACTACCACGGCGTTCGTGCTGGGAAAATTCCAGCCCTGACTGACCACTCCAACCTTTCGCTGACCTTCACGTCACGTTCTGCGATTAAACCTTTACACGCGAAGCGGTGAAGCCACCCATTCCACTGCGAGGACATTCAGGGCGGCACGGCTGATTCGCGGCCCTCATTCGAGATAATCCACGAGATTGTCGGGAAGGTGCACCGCAATCTGACGCCTCACGCCGCCAACATTCCACTCTGGAAGTCATTCAGGTGTGCCGTACTCGCGTGGACTGTTTGTCGAGGAAATAACAGGTCAAGCGGCAAAATGGCGACTGCTAGGCTGACTGCATGTTACGCCGCAGCCTAATCACGCCGACCGTTTTGCTCGCCATCGCGGTTCTCAGCGGATGCACCGTGGGCCCCCGGTAGAACCGTCGCCGTCAGGCGCACCGACACCAGAGGCAGCGAGCGTTTACACCTGCGACGACATTGCCGCCCTTGATGATGTGGCGCCCGTTTTCGTCACCGCCGACGGAACCACGCCGCCCCCGGTTGCCGCGATCCAGCCGGCCTTATCCCTTAACGAGTACGCCGTGCCAGCCCTGGGGGGTTTGTCCTGCTCCTGGCGGGTCGGCCCCGCGGTCGGCAATCCGATGCAGGACTCCCTTGCGACCGACTGGGCATACGTCAGCGTCAAGGTCGTTCCCGGCGGCGCCGACTCTTGGGCGCCCTACGTGGTGGGCGACGGCTTCTCGCTCGGCGACGGCCCCTCCGGCACCCCGATGACCATCGTAGGCATTGAAGCGGCGACTGGGTGCGGCATCGAACCCGGCTGCTTCATCAGCGCGCCGGTCGGCGATGACTGGGTCGAAATCGTGCTGAGCACGCGCTGGAATAGCCTCGACGGTGGATATTATTCCGGGCTGACGCCCGACGCGATCCTGGCGCAGATGCAGCCGCTCGCGGCATCCGTTTTCACCGCTCTGACGGATGCTCACCCCGGCCAGTTGGTTTGGCCGGCGGTCGATCTGGTCGAACGCGAACCGGACTGCACCGGCGCGCTCGGGTCGCAGGGCATCGCCACAGCCCTCGGCGTCGACTCACTCGAATACGAAGTCCGGTCCCAATCGACCGTCGGCACGACGTATTTCGACAACTACGTGGCGCAGCGGTCGGGAGTATTCAGCTGCTCCGTGCAGGTCGACGGCGTCCCGGTCGACTTGATCGCCGCCGGCCTCCTGGGTACATCGGTCACGGTCGGCTACGACCTGGCCGGACTCATCGACACGATGGTCTCCACGCCAGACAGCCAGGCCGCCCTGCCGACGGTTGCCCTGAAGGGCGCGGTCGAGGGTGAGCACGCCGTGCAGATCTGCACCGACATCACGCATTTCTGCATCGTGTTTTTCTCACTCGGACAGTCGGCCTACCAGGTCCAGTCGAACAGTGACACAGTAGCGATCGCCGAAGCGATCATCGCAGAGGCCCGCTAAAAGCGTGGAGGCGGCTTCAGACAACACAAACTGCATCCGCCGCCGTGCAGCCCGACCGCCCTCGCGCTTTCCCCGTCAGCGAAGCCGACGGCGCGGATGAAGTCGCGCGAGCGTGATACGGACAGCATCAGCTCAGATAGCCGCTCATGTCGAACGGCTCAAGCGCGGCATCGCCCCGAGCGCGCGACGGATGACGAGGGTACCCTCCCCCGAGAGGCTCCCCCAGTGACACCCAGTCACACCCCGCGGTGTCCGTCACCCGCACGATGTCCTCGAGCAGCGACGGCAGATATCCCCTCGTGTCGATGAGCCCTCCCCATGCGGCGAGAAGCGTCAACGGCCGACCGTCGATCAACTTCGCAATGTGGCGCTCGTTCTCCATCTTGAGCAGCGGGTTGCACACGCGGTCAAGCCCCTTGGGGTCCGTCGAGATCTGCGGGTAGAGGTTCAACATGATCCAGCTGTCGAACCCATCGCGCGCTGCGAAGCTTGTCACGCGCCTGACGGTCGGGTCGGGATCTCCCGGCACCGCAGTGCTCGGGTTCACGCCAAAACAAATGAGGGTCTTCAGACCCACCGTGCCCAAAGCGAAGCGCGCGGTACCGTCCGCACTCCGCTCGTAGATCCATTGCACGCTATTCACGACCGGCGACATCATGACCGGCCTTTCCCGGCGTCCATCGATCGATAGAATGGCCCCGCATATCGGACTCCGTCGGGACGTGACCCGGGCGAAAGGCTTCAGCATATTCAATGCAGTTCATACCCCACATTCCCATATCAGGGAGCCTCCGGTCGTCGGACGCGGTTCGCGCGCTCACCTAGTGCCTCGAAA is part of the Cryobacterium roopkundense genome and harbors:
- the mobF gene encoding MobF family relaxase, which produces MMTVHILSAGDGYAYYTNEVATGDARRESGRELGDYYTADGNPPGIWVGGGVATLGVSGVVTEEQMKALYGEGLHPDAEAMIIALQAQGKTAAEAHDAVKLGRAYYGYSTGGTDLSANIEAGYGDFTRMNHREPNVTERRVIRAREGGQAFREAKGRQPADKEELGRFITAATRPTQQAVAGFDLVFSPAKSVSVLWGLGDDDTRTVIEKAQESAIADTVLYLEREAIATRAGTNGVAQIDVEGGLIATRFRHYDSRNGDPQLHDHLVVANKVKGSDGKWRTIDSKLLHRQGVAASEFYNQRVMENVTDALGLVTELREVTPGKRPVVEIAGIHDRLTSQFSTRSADIKKAVRELEKDYRDSHGRSPDAAARIKLADQATLETRPAKPHARSLAALRAHWITEATARVGAHTVAALLARARVVADESRGRGPRLVDVDRAARDVVATVSEHHAVWGPHMIEAEARRWVQKESLHGQVVEGTVELITRRALDTDSIAVTPPAPHGSFQPLTRSDGASIYDHKGRMLFTSAGLLAAEDTLLAAGRTRSLSPVSVAEFDRTAAAHPGPLDAGQRALARDFTTSGTLLIVGTGPAGAGKTTALALAARATEQAGGRLIGLAPSATAAAVFRDTVNVPAATIHSFIRAYETHGDVASGSGHPDDLVLRPGDIVVVDEAGMAGTMNLAKVTGIAQRHGAHVRLIGDDRQLAAVESGGALRLLEREVGSIKLEEIHRFTAPEEGEASRMLRDPATVGDPFRWYVDNERVTGGSIERMTGDVFAAWQHDGEAGKNALMLAQKNVTVADLNSRAQAYRMSSGIVRGKSSSQLRDGLAAYRGDRVVTRLNDATLRTGRGTDRVKNGDVWTVDRVQADGALSVTHTGHGGRITLPVEYVVTSVELGYASTIHRAQGMTADTAHVLADASTSRELAYVGLTRGREENRLYVETEEAQPMSEVLESIAGHSDGMLSAHESIRAEQARVDDLTTLIDQYGDVAERANEIRFGQLVYEVLDDADARDLTSCDSWGAVTAALGRAETHGLDPATVLRASRNERGLDDADDIGAVLSYRLERRIETAPTHQGAPAAPVVPAWIADRSALDAPGTDPAWREHLTERYEYLAVRLNERGTSVAAEQPAWSTQLGDVPADSARRDAWVRLAAEVDVFRDRYKIDPAEAQAIPAAYRERPVGAELAARVTALHKSQALSDRPIETGDDRQRAAAEAAAAAQTARDVATALTVERAVPRVPTTRTSLDVMREANRAKAQQQQEAQRKAGLNVRGTSKTRGDHRVPRSEDPRTREDDRER
- a CDS encoding PDDEXK nuclease domain-containing protein; the encoded protein is MARREVSLPDGYPEFLGALKRRVRVAQGRAHRAVNTQLIELYWSLGRAILTEQEEQGWGAGVIDRLAQDLQREFPNMTGLSRSNLFYMRALATAWPADSKVPQLVGLLPWGHIRLILDKLNDASTRDGYVAAAVKNGWSRDVLLNQIKNRTLERSGSAPSNFNAELTPADSELAKQLSKDPYVFDFLELTEDAAERDLEQALMDRIVDTLRELGTGFAFVGRQVHFDVGGDDFYLDLLFFHIDQMRYVVIELKTGKFQPEHAGKLGFYVSLVDDRLRREGHAPTVGILICGDRNDHTVRYALGRSGSPMAVSTYTYDSLPPSEKNALPAADELTAAFGWADEEQGKHG
- a CDS encoding GAF and ANTAR domain-containing protein; the encoded protein is MVHMSRASLVSGAFVELADALVGNYDVLDLLRTLVDQCVVLLDATAAGLVLVDQSGHLQVLASTSEESYIVEIMQHRAGAGPCVDAYLSGEVVTLSDIEAEGHRYPDFQAAALAQGFQSVHAIPMRLRPNTIGALNLFRTHKGVLSDEDATIGQALADVATISLLNESTARENATVNEHLQRALNSRVFIEQAKGVIAERNSISMDDAFKRLRQHARSRQEPMHTSAANIINNLIMI
- a CDS encoding DUF1643 domain-containing protein yields the protein MMSPVVNSVQWIYERSADGTARFALGTVGLKTLICFGVNPSTAVPGDPDPTVRRVTSFAARDGFDSWIMLNLYPQISTDPKGLDRVCNPLLKMENERHIAKLIDGRPLTLLAAWGGLIDTRGYLPSLLEDIVRVTDTAGCDWVSLGEPLGGGYPRHPSRARGDAALEPFDMSGYLS